From the genome of Ammospiza caudacuta isolate bAmmCau1 chromosome 12, bAmmCau1.pri, whole genome shotgun sequence:
AAGAAGCCCTTTCCTATAACTAATGAGCAATAGGCATAACCTGTTATTACATAACCATGGGCCAGCACATTAATACACTGTCCAATTGCAGTACCCTGTGAAAATGCTTCCTCAACGAAATTCACTGGAGATTTTCAGTGACATTTGCTGTAATTACCAGTAGCATGGTTTctaattcattaattttttttttctacctatACTGGGCATATAAGAGTGTTTTAAGAGattgaataaataaatttttaattataaaatgaTGCTGTatcataaattatttataataacCAACAATATGTAATACATGTTTAGGTATGAATCCATTAGGAAGATGAACTAATATATATATCAGTCCTAAAATAACGTCCTAATTTGTTCTGTGTTTATGAATGGAAAAATCGGTGTTTAAAGCAATTAAAGCTTCATAAAAGCTTGGATTGACAGTGGGTAAAGCAGCGAGCACACTTGGCACTTAGGAATTCTGTTGTCATCTATGGCAGAGAAGAccccttttcttcctttattgGTTTCAGCAGTTTGTGATATCATGCCAACATAGAGACCTCCAGGGAGGGAGCAACAAGATGCACATAGTCCTCATTGACAAAACCTCTGGTTAtgattaatataaaaaaaaaactcctttGTAATCTGTCGGGTAGTTTTGATGAATTTTGTCAATTATTTTCCTATCAGCGATAGCAGACTTCAGAGATCTCCATggccagctccaggcactcGCCGGTCTCGTGGCAGGACTCAAAGAGGCTGCAATCAATGTCACAGTCACAGTTGCAGTCGTTGCTGCCGTGGTCTTCGTCGGAGGTCTGGTAATATCTATTGGATGGACAACAGGTATCTGTCAGCCAATGTTCACAGGTATCAGGCAGCATTATAAGAAAGTCCCAAAACTGGCAGAACAAGCAGGCCAGGATAAGTGTTGCGCATTCATCtaagagagaggaaaagcagggagATGTAAGAACACACGTGAGCTGGGATTGCCCAGGTTTAGGCCAGAAGTGAGGGGGTGGGCTAAAAATACATTGATGTTAACTAGTTCCATAGAGACAAgtgaaaagtttattttctgttttaattactCTGTAAAAACAACAGCTGTATGACAAGAATTTGAGTGGAAATATTCTGCGGCAGTGAAAAGCAGAAGAACAAGGCCTTTAAACCAGATTTTATCTTCTCATGCCCAGACAGCAAGGAGGCTGAAGAGATACAAGAAGGTGggaagggacacagccaggagagccGACCCCAGCTGGCTAGAGGGATAGTCCAGACCATATGGCATCAATATAAATTAGGCAGAAAACAAGCAGGGGTTTCTGCTCAGATAACTGACTGGGCATCAGTTGGTGAGTGGTGAGCAATTGCAATATGTATACCTTGTTTTGTATATTctagttttttatttatttataatatatatatttttttcttcctcccatgTAAAACCACTACATTGTCCTATTACACTGTatttatctcaacccatgagttttcttccttttaccCTTCTGTTAGCCCCATTCTGCAGTGGGGCAGTGAGTGAGGGGTTCTGTGGGGCTGAGGAAACCATGACACcagcacaggtgacactggagataattttcattttcacaagAGTTTGCACTAAAAATGTTTAAAGACTACCAAggacagggagggagagcaggtCTGGAGAAGAGCATTCAGAGAGGGCAGTGTGTCTCAGCTCATGGTCCTCCCAACTCCCCACCAAACAGGGTTCTCATCTTTTCATTCACAAATGTCAGTTTTTCAAAGGACACAAAAGTTTGGAAAATAGATTATGTAGGATGTGTGTCTGGGGCCAGTGAATATTCCTGAAAACGTGGTCACCATGACTAAAACTATGTGCTATGTTTGTGCCCTCCCAAAATCAACTAATTAACTcctcacccctgagcctccagCATCTGGGGAGGCTGCTTGGGTGCAGCAGGTGTGAGATTCCAATTGTGTGAATCCACTTGGAGCACAGACCCAgacctttccttttatttttatttttttttttttttttttttttttgttccttcttgtttttggaaaggaaaaatgccTTCAACAATATGAATGTCTTTTCATTGCTTCTTTCAGGAAAGCATATGGTTATAACCACATTTCTTGCCCTAGGATGACTAACTGTGAACTCATTCTACTGCATTGGTTCTGTTGTGGCATTTTCTAGCTCACGTAACATGAAGTTCACTGCCAGGAAGTTTCCAgaattatgcttttttttttttagaaagctTTCTtgatgaaaaaacaaaattaaaaaaaatcattccagcTTCTTTATTAAAAAGGCAAAGTAGCAAGAACAAATAGCATATGATTGAACTTCTTTCTAAATGGCATATCATCACCAATGTTATCAATTTTAATACTTATTTAAATATGTCAAGATCTATTTAGGTTCAGACAAGCACAACTAACTTCTAAGTCAATCCTGTCAAATAAGAATGACTAGATTTTGGTGATACTCAGTAAGTTCATGCTTATATTTTTTCCTAGCTAAATGAActgaaataattataaaattgaAACAGCTAATAAGGTGACACTACTGTATTTAATTCTATGAAATTTACACTGTAAAAAATGTAATCATTTTATCCAGTAGTTCTTGGTGTAATTAAGACTATTCTTTTTAGTTCTCCTATGTTTATGAAATTTCTTTCCTATACATAGATGTGAGAGACAGAATTCAAAGTTATGTCTCAATTAAGGATTtggcaatttttttctcaatctcCAAAGATCCATTTTTTAATaacagtttttttcccctgaatatGTTAACCATAATGGTGCTTATGTATTCTGGAGAGAATAGATAGGATTCTTAGGGCTTCATCCAGGAAAGAGAGCATGCAAAAAGCACAAGATTTTAATAATAAAGTAATGTTTCAGCATAGACTCTGTGATGTGCAGTAAAGATGCTTTTAAATTCCCATCAGAGCACACACCATGAACTGTGATAATGGATGTAACACATTTCAAAAAATCTGCATGTGTGAGGCTTTTTGGTCCTGTTTTAAGTGGGGTAATGTATATAAATAATAGATATTAGCAATTAGACATCCATTCCTATGCATTCAtttatatatttgaaaataaattagcCACAAACTGCATAAAGGAAGATGCAATCTCttgttttcccctctgttttccctgctgtttgcCAAACGGCTTCACTGCGTTTATCTCAGTGAGAACAATGACCTCAGCTCTCCTTCTCTACATTACTAGATTAATTAGCACAAAAGAagaatttataataatttttctaGCATGCCTAATCTCTAAGTTTTCCTGCTCTTGTTTGGAGGCATCTGCTCACACAGATGATGCTCTGAAAAACCCTGGTCCAAAGATTGCTGAAGCCTTTCTGGTCATCCTTGGTGAGACCTATGAGTGTTGTATTTGCTCTTGTCTGAGCCCTGGGAACAAAATAATCACCAGTTTCCTCATCTATTGCTCTGCCTTCAGAGGTTCTCTGAGCAAACAGGATTTGGCCTTGTGTATGTGGAATAAGCAGTAAGTTGTCAGAGTGGAGTGAGCTGAGTATGCAATGACAACCACAAATCtgtcttcctttggttttcttggCTTCTATCCAGCCCTTAACATTATTAATTAAGCAcagattggggttttttgttgttgttgttaattTCCTTCACATTTAGCTTTTTTAAGGAGAATGAAATCTGTTATTTGCATCATATGGTACACACCTGTGTGCCAGAAGTGGCTGAGAGAGACCTCAAGCTCAAAAATAGGAAGTGTCAGGACAAGAGGACAAGTTccctaaataaaataaagacttCAGATCCTTCTCTGAAATTAAGCATATTCCAATAGGTGTATCATAGACATCCCTTTTTAAGGATCTGTGACACAATAGAGATGTTAATGATTCTTGGAGAACAGGGCACTTTATTGTGTTGATCTCTATTTAGAAATGCTTAATTTAGGAATTGTCAAATGATATTCACGACAGATCCCAGCTCCATTGGATATAACACACTAATCCATTATTGCAAAAGGCACTCAAAAGAAACTTCTGAAATACTTCACAGAGCCTTTTTTTAACATCCACTGGAATAACCAGGAATAGATTTATCTGATACTGACACTGGTGCCTCTGTGCAAACTCTCATTGCTAAAGTACAAATGCTCTGTGGCACAATAAGCTCTAAGCTCCTCTTCTATGACTTTAGTATCACTGACAATTTAAGATAATCTTCTAGAAATTCTCATCTATCACACAAATATCTGCAGGGCAACTTAACATTGCTTTTGGCGATGTTCTTGAACCTCCTGTTCAACATTTAATTTTGAGTTGGTTATACATAGTTCTTTTGCAGTGGGCATTATTTAGAAATCAGCTCAAATGTGATCTGTTTTATAAAACATACCGTCACTGTCTCTCTGATGTACTGATGCATCATCTTCAATGTAAGAGAATTCTCTGCATTTCTCCAGGGAAGCAATGGATGATCTGCTTGCATCTGAcaatttcttctcatttttgGTACCCTTTGATGAAGCGTCTGTGATGCTGA
Proteins encoded in this window:
- the MDFIC2 gene encoding myoD family inhibitor domain-containing protein 2, giving the protein MSEDKTDKVKIKAAESFEHEKQNISWLKKDRRTSSLPLLALPGVTSSSEDHPDNQLTNEKHTDEKPMKGIVMSPVAEFSITDASSKGTKNEKKLSDASRSSIASLEKCREFSYIEDDASVHQRDSDDECATLILACLFCQFWDFLIMLPDTCEHWLTDTCCPSNRYYQTSDEDHGSNDCNCDCDIDCSLFESCHETGECLELAMEISEVCYR